TGTCCGGGTTCTTCCTTGTAATTCCTGCTTCATgatctttttatataaaaaattttaagtataagttatgtttgaacGATCTTGAGACATATAATGTTGACCATACTAaaacatttgatgagagctctaatatggattttatattttaattatgatgtatgcacaggtcgagtcttAGTTcatataatgataaaaaaaaattgaaaattgatttTGTTAAATTGTAAAAATTGAACTGAAGCTAACAAGAGTAATAaccgaattgaatcaaatcggaAATTTTCAGTTTAAgtcattttggttatttggTACTTTCCTGTTGCGAAGGAAAATAAATCAAGGTAcaacatcaaaaataaaatatcatccacaataaattatcaataaaaacatATCTATTACTATAACTATTGaacaaaaatattattgattCAAGAATTTCTTCCATTGTTGAGAAAAATTCTCATCAAGAAATTATCAACAAAcagatctaaaaatataaaatataaaatataacagTGTACTATATTTGTTACAAACTCAACTACAATCTAAGAACTTTGATACATACAAACAACCACAAATTCAGATATGAAATGAAGGAAAAACTAGCAAAACAACTATAGTAAGGCGAGATTAAGAACAATGTCATGCAAGAGCAGCAGTTGCACTGCTCACTGAGATCAGCAGTTGCGACGCCCACATTGACCAGCAGCGATGGCCAAGGGAGAGGGAGAGCGACGGTCGCAGAAGAGGGAGATAATATCATGCAAGAGCAACAGTTGCACCGCCCATGGAGAGCAGTAGTCGCGACACCCATGGTGACCAGCAGCGACTGCAGTGGAAGAGGAAGAGCGACGGTCGAGAACATTGTCATGCAAGAGCAACAGTCACGTCGTCCATGGAGAGCAGCAGCCGTGATGCCACGGTGACCAGCAGCGATGGCCGCAGAAGAGGGAGAGCGATGACTATGGAAAAGGGAGAGCGATGGCCACGAGAGAGGGAGAGCAATGGTCGCGGAAGAGGGAGAGCGATGACTGCTGAAAAGGGAGAGCGATAGAGGATAAGAATGACAGTCGGCTGAGCGAAGGGAAAGAATAATTTTAGAGTTTGTAACTgattaaatatgaatttatagtAACTTTTGAATGGCTCAAATCTCTTGAACAAAAATTAACGATCgtagttttattaatttaaattaaaaaaaaaaaataaaagagaaggaACCAAGAATCAAAACCTTAACCTCTTAAAAGTCAAGTAAGAAACTCAACCACTGTGCTAAAGGCTTATTATTTGTTAATGTAAATGTATagctaatatataataattatcgatccaatttaattaaattaattttttatcttttaaaatcgaatcgattaaatcaatttttttaaataaaaattacattaaatttattaattattaaattaaaattaaaatttaattcaaatcaattagttattttgatttaaactaTGCGGACTACTACGCCCTAGTATATACCACATTTTGTTTTGTATGCGGTTGAACGTGAGAACATGTTGTTTTAGCAAATCTTCCCATAAAAAATCCCTTCGGAGATATCAACAAATATTTCTCAGTTCATTCTCACTATTTTGAAGTGGTTTTCTATTGCCGTCATGTCTATTACCAAACCACTTTTAGTCATGACTTGACCGTTGATTGAGTGGCCGTTACTCCTTACAGCCACCGTCAAATTGGGTGATTGATAAGCTGCTTTCACCGCCATCGTTATATTATTAATTCCAACAGCCCTAATTGTAGCCAAGAGGTTAAAAGAATGCATGCTTTAAAATCTTTATCATCAATCAATGGAAATGAGTGTTTGCacttactttttaaaatttaaatttaacttaataatattattaaaaaactatACTTCCCTTCAAGAAGTTCTTCTTGATTCTTCCCTTCAATTGCTTTGAGATCCTAAGTTGAAGTTTGAGTTGCAAAGTCGGTGGAAGTGCGATAGGCAAGCTAGGGATTAAAAAGGGAGTTAGGGTCTTTCGTGATCTTCCCCCATATAAGGATGCTATTCGAAATGCTTAGTCCTAGTCCTTAACAACATCTTTTCGAAGTAAACAGAGCTCATCATAATCCAACTTTTTCTATTTTGGTAGCCACACATTTGATGCTGCTTTGGAAGTCTAGAGACAAGCATAATGTTAGGGAGGCCATCATCTTGTCTAGATTTGATGTCATTCTGGTGGATGAAGCTCTCTAGGTATGTTATCGTCAAATCCTCTACGCAATCAAAATTCTTGTTGGAATTTGCATTTCTTAAAATTCCAAACACCAAATTTAGTTTCAATTGAAGTGAGTTAGAGTTGTAATTtgactttaattaattttgttggaGCTCCTTGAAGCCTTTTAGCAAAACCCGATTAATTATGTTATAGTTAGGGCGTATATTtagtcggttcgatttaaaatcgaattgaattgaatcaattaaaaattaaaattttagtatttatgaaaattaaaccgaatcgattttggataaaaattaatttgaattgaattgatctaattcaattcgatttaatttaatcagttgaatttttttattttttataatttatttttaatattttaaaatttaattgaaatattataattttaattataatctaattttttatattattaaaaataatatactattataattaatcggtttaattcatttttttcattttctttttactaaaattgaactgaactgaaataataaaattttttaaaattaaaaatcaaacaaaaCTGAAATGAATagagaatcaaactgaattttcaaattaattcaattcgattaattttttcgatttgaactaaTTATTATCTACCACTGGTTATAGCTCCATTGATTTATCTAAGACCATTTTCTATCTGCATCGGTCTgcttctcattttattttcagtttttatttttGCTGTTTTTCATTTTATCTTCAATGGTCAATCGAGTTTTTGGATGGTTGAGGGCAATAGTTTGTATTGATTGGCTATTGTATTTGTTGTTAGTTTTGTTTCATATTCTCTTACATCCATTCAAACACTTTAAATCATATATCTTCGACTTATAGCGTTGAATTTGCTGTCCGCTTCggttctattttattatttaaaaaaaaaattcaaataaatattattaaaattttttaaaaattaaaattaaatcaaaataaaattaatacaaatctaaaattttaaattagatcagcttgattaattattttaatttaaattgaataatatttAATCTTATTTAATCGAAAAACAGATGCTTATGCAAGCCTTCTCCCTTACTAGCGTCGAGTTGTCATGGAGCTAAACAAAAATGAAAATCTCAAGTTGGCCTGAACCTCTATGAACTCAGTGTTTCCATGATTCATCATCGGAGATATTGGGACTCAAACTCATACTTTTTTATTTAGGTCTATATTTGAATTGAGAAATCTAAAATGTTttgctattttataatttaatttaaaattttaaaaattaataaaattatttaaaattataaattttgttataattatattcaaaattaaaatttaaattgaggaGAGCATTTCTCTACAAaatgatgtgaattattttattatatttatattgtatatagataaatattattaataaaaaaatttaaaatttaaatttttttttgaaatggaaccttttaattattttataatttaatttaaaattttaaaatttaatataattcattttaaaaattttaaatttatttatttttatttccgttgattaaaaaattataattttaacttctTTCTATTGATTACTAATtccaataaaaattataaaaagtctcatacttattaattttttattttctagtgtttatcataataaattttattatatttataaaattaatatatcaatataataaaaaatataaaatatagtctTACTATTCATAGTGTGCTATTAATTTTctgttataatttaataatataaatcagtacttaaaaatattatattaagagTAAATAcgattaaaattcaaaagaattaagagaatcaaaattaaagaaatagaaaaatatctTATTATAGTTTCTTGCactaaacatataaaaataatgtataATAATAGAATTTTAGAGATTTAATAGTGAAAGAGGATAAATTTAGAGATTTTGAGTttgattatattaatttttaaaattttaaattaaattataaaataattaaaaattttagattttttatattaataacatttatttacgtgatatattttattttatcatatcaataaaatatattctcaaaattcaaaatttaaatttgtatacaattataataaaatttataattttaaataattttagtaaactaaaattctaaattaaattataaaataatgaaaaattttacaTGCAAATACCCCttttatttaacaaataaaatgtgtaattttttttgcaggagatatatatataaagaggataatttaatcattaaaaagTTTTATCTTTCTTTGTGTCAGTGATGTGAGTGAGATTAATGGACAAATTAGATGGAAGGGCATTGATTTTAACACaacaaaattcagaaaataaaataatttaatttttaaaatatagagattaaattataattactgATAAATTTAAGgactaactttttaaaaatttattataagggGAGCACTGGTCCACTggatctaataataataataataaaaaagaaatataggTTTAAAAAGTGGGTCCAAgtccaaataaaaaaattggctATATATAATATGGTTTGACCTTGAAATTTGACAATATTCAAAGGATTGATATAGAGCACACATTGCAAAtgccttttatttatttttcaaaattttatattaaaaaaaatattattcaaatgAATCCAAACAAAAATGGGTTTTTGTTATTGGTGAGGTGGCTGAGATTCCGCCTCTCCAAAAAGGTATCCCACTTTGACTTTTTTGGTTTTCTTTTCGGCTGTACACACCCAAACAGAGAAATtaaccaatttttttttattatttaaaaaacaaacaaacaaaacataacatactcattctatattttataaatcataTAATAACTTATGatctttcatatttaaaatcaattatattaaaaataaaattgataataaaagTCTAATCTGATTTAATCGAGTTGATATCTAACTCACTTGAAAATTGATATGGGAGTAAAGAAAATCGGAGGCAGAGAAGAGAGGGTGGttttataacaataataaaaggTCTGTTGTGCATATCTGGCGTCTGAAGATGAGCTTGTGTACCACTCTACCAGAAGAGAGAGACTCTCGCTCTGTATGTCTTTAATTCCAGACTCttgtttctctctctatttttattactaaaaccaactctctctctctctctgagccttctcagagagagagagagaggtgtgTGTAATGCTTTAAAGCCACCCATCAGTTACATTGGCTAAAACTGGAAGGAAAAACAAGAGGAGCACTATAGAGCTCTTGTGGGTTACTGGGTTTAGCTTGGATTCAGCTTGCTGCTgcttcttcttccaaatctacTCTTCACTGGCTTAATTACAGCCCAAGATTTGTTTTCATTTCATTATCTTAATAATAtcaatccccttaaactcagctctctctctctctctctctctctctttcacaTTTTCTCTTCAgtttcttttcttcctttttctcttcttctacatCATCATTTCACGTCTCTTTAACTCTtaattctcttctttttcttcttcttcttctggttGTATTGTATTCTGCTCTTTTTTATACCACGTGTATGGAATACGGTAGCGGTGGCAGTGGCGGCGGTAGTGGAGATCATGACCCCTCTGATCCCCACAGAAGGAAGAAGCGTTATCATCGTCACACTGCTAATCAAATTCAGAAGCTTGAAGCGTAAGCACCCTTTTCTTTGTCACTCACTTCTGTTTGGTTCTTTTGCTTGGAAAACTAATAATATTATTGGGTTCTTGTTCTTGTTTAATGGGGAATGTGAAGAATGTTCAAGGAATGTCCACACCCAGATGAGAAGCAGAGGTTACAGTTAAGCAGAGAGCTGAGTTTGGCACCTCGGCAGATCAAGTTTTGGTTTCAGAACAGGAGAACCCAGATGAAGGTGATgcctcttctccttctctttgTTTTCGTAAATCAGTTTTCTCAATACCGTTTCAGTAGATTATGCCAATACCAATTCCATTCAGGCCCAACACGAAAGAGCAGATAACTGTGCACTTCGAGCTGAGAACGATAAGATCCGATGTGAGAATATAGCCATTAGAGAGGCTCTCAGGAATGTTATTTGCCCCTCCTGCGGTGGTCCTCCTGTCACTGAAGATTCTTATTTCGACGAACACAAGTTAAGAATGGAGAATGCCCAATTGAAAGAGGAGGTTGCTTCTTGACTTTTCCTCcactttcttttcatttttagaTCGTTATTTGTGTAGCTAAATTTGGTTGATGAACTTTGCAGCTTGATAGAGTTTCCAGCATTGCCGCCAAATACATTGGAAGGCCAATTTCCCACCTCCCTCCGGTGCAGCCCATTCATGTTTCTTCTCTGGATTTGTCCATGGGGAGTTTTGGTGGCCAAGGGAATGGTGGTCCTTCTCTTGATCTCGATCTTGACCTTATACCGTCCACTTCTAATTTGCCATTTCACCCACTTGGTATTTCAGACATGGACAAGTCCCTCATGACCGATATTGCAGCAAGTGCCATGGATGAATTGCTAAGGCTTTTGCAGACTGATGAACCTTTGTGGATTAAGTCACCTACGGATGGCAGGGATGTCCTTAATCTTGATACTTATCAAACACTTTTTCCCAGGGTCACTTCTCGCATGAAGAATCCCAATATTCGGATTGAGGCGTCCAGAGATTCAGGTTTTGTCATCATGAACAGTTTAGCTTTGGTGGACATGGCCATGGATGCTGTGAGTCCTTCAGACATTCTTTTACTTCTACATTTTTTTGGGACCTATTTTCGTAGTTATTAAAGTAATTGGGGTTTGCAGAACAAGTGGGTCGAGCTGTTTCCCACCATTGTCTCTACTGCAAAGACTCTTGAAGTAATATCATCTGGAATGATGGCCAGTCACAGTGGCTCTTTGCAATTGGTAAAATAAGTTACACAAAAGAAAAATGTGCTTaaatttcctttcttttcatgtCAGGGAAATAGTTTTCTCATATTAGAGGTGGCATTTCCAGATGTATGAGGAGTTGCAGGTGCTTTCACCATTGATCCCAACTCGAGAATTCTATATCCTTCGTCATTGTCAGCAAATTGAGCAAGGCTTGTGGGCAATTGTTAATGTTTCATATGACATTCCAGAATTTGCTTCTCAATGTCGCTCTCATAGGCTTCCTTCTGGATGCATGATTCAAGACATGCCTAATGGATACTCCAAGGTTGTCAAATTGCTCCATTGATGTTTATTATCAGTGGTTAGTTCAGTATTGTATTTTCAAATCCAGTATAAATGCAGTATTTTTTTGCACTCACAACATTCAATCTCAAATGCGAAAACAGGTTACTTGGGTAGAGCATGTGGAGGTAGAAGATAAAACCCCAACTCATAGGCTTTACAGAGACCTTATTCACAGTGGAATGGCCTTTGGAGCTGAACGATGGCTCGCCACTCTGCAAAGATTGTGTGAGAGATTTGCATGTCTAATGGTGTCAGGCAATTCAACTCGGGATcttggtggaggtactgttgtAACCATGTTAAAAACACTACTTTTTTACATGGGCAATACTGAAACTAACTAATTATTCTGTTGTTCAGTAATTCCATCACCTGAAGGCAAGAGAAGCATGATGAAACTTGCTCAAAGAATGGTGCAGAGTTTCTGTGCTAGCATCAGCACATCTAACAGCCATCGATGGACTACAGTTTCCGGTATGAATGAAGTTGGAGTTCGAGTTCATAAGAGCACTGATCCTGGGCAACCCAATGGTGTAGTTCTTAATGCAGCTACTACCTTTCGGCTTCCAGTTTCTCCACAAAATGTCTTCAATTTCTTCAAGGACGAAAGAACCCGATCTCAGGTATACATATTGGAATTCATTAGCACCACTTTTCGCTGCTTTAACAGTTAGGCTAAAGGGTTCTTATCATTTAGCTTTTGATCCTCTTTTCTCTAGTGGG
This is a stretch of genomic DNA from Manihot esculenta cultivar AM560-2 chromosome 2, M.esculenta_v8, whole genome shotgun sequence. It encodes these proteins:
- the LOC110607881 gene encoding homeobox-leucine zipper protein HDG11, giving the protein MEYGSGGSGGGSGDHDPSDPHRRKKRYHRHTANQIQKLEAMFKECPHPDEKQRLQLSRELSLAPRQIKFWFQNRRTQMKAQHERADNCALRAENDKIRCENIAIREALRNVICPSCGGPPVTEDSYFDEHKLRMENAQLKEELDRVSSIAAKYIGRPISHLPPVQPIHVSSLDLSMGSFGGQGNGGPSLDLDLDLIPSTSNLPFHPLGISDMDKSLMTDIAASAMDELLRLLQTDEPLWIKSPTDGRDVLNLDTYQTLFPRVTSRMKNPNIRIEASRDSGFVIMNSLALVDMAMDANKWVELFPTIVSTAKTLEVISSGMMASHSGSLQLMYEELQVLSPLIPTREFYILRHCQQIEQGLWAIVNVSYDIPEFASQCRSHRLPSGCMIQDMPNGYSKVTWVEHVEVEDKTPTHRLYRDLIHSGMAFGAERWLATLQRLCERFACLMVSGNSTRDLGGVIPSPEGKRSMMKLAQRMVQSFCASISTSNSHRWTTVSGMNEVGVRVHKSTDPGQPNGVVLNAATTFRLPVSPQNVFNFFKDERTRSQWDVLSSGNAVQEVAHIANGSHPGNCISVLRAFNSGQNNMLILQESCIDASGSLVVYCPVDLPAVNIAMSGEDPSYIPLLPSGFTISPDGGADHGDGASSSSNTHGSMSRSSGSLITVSFQILVSSLPSAKLNLESVTTVNNLISTTVQQIKAAMNCPSS